From the genome of Verrucomicrobiota bacterium:
GAAGGTCGGGCAGCCCTCCGAATCGCGACGGTGGCGCGGCGGGCCCGCGCCGCTCCGCAGCGGAAGCGGGCTGGAGCAGCGACGCGAGCGCGGCGACGCCGACGCCCGTGGCGCCGCGGCCGAAGAAGTGCCGGCGGGTGAGCGAGGCTTGGTGCCCGGCGAGGATCACGCGCCTTTCGTAGCGCAGTTTCACGGGAGCCGCAATCCATCTTCGATGCGCGCACCGGGTGGTTTGACACGCAAGGCGGCGCCGGTATAGTTCCGCGCCTTTTATGGACCGTAATCCGCATGTAGCCGTGGTTGGTGCGACGGGTGCCGTCGGCGTCGAGATGATCAAGACCCTGGAAAAGCGCGCCTTTCCCGTCGGGACGTTGACGTTGCTCGCATCGGCGCGCTCCGTGGGGAGGAAGCTGCGCTTTCGGGGCGAGGAGATTGCGGTGAAGGAACTCACGAGAGACTCGTTCGCTGGGATTGAAATCGCGCTGTTCAGCGCGGGCGGCGGCATCTCGAAGGCATTCGCACCCATCGCAGTGAAGGAGGGCTGCGTGGTAGTGGACAACTCGAGCGCGTTCCGAATGGACCCGGAGGTGCCGCTCGTGGTGCCGGAGATCAATGCGGCGGATGTTCGTGGCCACAAGGGAATCCTGGCGAACCCGAATTGCACGACGGCGATCACGCTCGTGGCGCTTTACCCGTTGCACAAGGCGTTCGGTGTGACCCGGATTTTTGCCTCGAGCTACCAGGCTGTGTCGGGCACCGGCGCCAAGGCCATTGAGGAATTGGAACGGCAGGTCGGCGAGATCGTAGGTTCCAAACCCGTGACGAAGGGGGTTTATCCGCATCAGATCGCCTTCAACGTGCTGCCTCACGTGGATTCATTCCTGCCATCGGGTTACACCAGGGAGGAAATGAAAATGGAGAACGAAGGGCGCAAGATCATGCATCATCCGGCCTTCCGGGCGAGTGTCACTTGCGTGCGGGTGCCCGTTTATCGCGCGCATTCCGTGGCTGTGAGCGCGGAGTTCGAGCGACCTGTCTCGGTCGAAGCGGCACGGTCGGTGCTCGCGAGTGCGCCGGGGCTGGATGTCGTGGACGATCCGGAAAAGCGCGAGTATCCGATGCCGTTGCATGTCGCCGAGAAGTATCATTGTCAGGTCGGCCGAATCCGGAAGGACTGCGCGCTCGACAACGGCTTGTGCTTTTGGGTGGTGGGCGACCAACTTCTCAAGGGCGCTGCACTGAACGCAGTTCAGATCGCAGAGGAACTGATTCCGAAGCGGTAAGTCGTGCCCGGTCTGTGATGCACGACTTCGGCCACAGCGGGATTCTCATCGCGTGGGGACTTCACCCATCCAAAGCGCGTCGCTTCGCACTTCTGTGAGCCATGCACGGTGGATTTCCCCGGAATCGGAAGGATCCGCTCATGGATGGTTCGGTCCACGTGTCTCGTAGCTCGCGCCACTTCAACGGCATGCAAAAGTGGCAGTTACCGGGATCGGTCCTCGTACCACCCAGCCGTGGAGATCGAACAATCGGTTTGACCGTGGCACCCGCCATGCTAAACTGATCGCACGGTTGGCGAGCAGGCAATAACGTGGACAAAGACCAAACTCATCATAAACCCGCCTCTCGCCGGTTCACGGCCGCACGCAGAGAAAGGCAAACACCATGAAGACCAACATCCGCAATTCCCAAGGGGGCTTCACGCTCGTGGAAATCATGATCGTCGTGGCCATCATCGGCCTGCTCGCCGCGATCGCGATCCC
Proteins encoded in this window:
- a CDS encoding aspartate-semialdehyde dehydrogenase, which translates into the protein MDRNPHVAVVGATGAVGVEMIKTLEKRAFPVGTLTLLASARSVGRKLRFRGEEIAVKELTRDSFAGIEIALFSAGGGISKAFAPIAVKEGCVVVDNSSAFRMDPEVPLVVPEINAADVRGHKGILANPNCTTAITLVALYPLHKAFGVTRIFASSYQAVSGTGAKAIEELERQVGEIVGSKPVTKGVYPHQIAFNVLPHVDSFLPSGYTREEMKMENEGRKIMHHPAFRASVTCVRVPVYRAHSVAVSAEFERPVSVEAARSVLASAPGLDVVDDPEKREYPMPLHVAEKYHCQVGRIRKDCALDNGLCFWVVGDQLLKGAALNAVQIAEELIPKR